In Ignavibacteria bacterium, the genomic stretch GACGCTGTTATCAAACGTTTGCATAAATGCGCCGCGACCGGTTTTTACGTCAAGCACAAGCGCATCAATTCCTTCTGCAAGTTTTTTACTCATAATGCTCGCAGAAATCAACGGAATACTTTCCACTGTTGCAGTTACGTCGCGCAAGGCATACATACGTTTATCGGCGGGAGCAATTTCTTTCGTTTGCCCAATCATCACGAGACCGATTTCGCTAATGACATTTTTATATTCCGCAAGCGAAAGATTGACATTGAAACCGGGAATGGATTCGAGTTTATCAAGCGTTCCTCCCGTGTGGCCAAGTCCTCGACCGCTAATCATTGGCACGGGAACACCACACGCCGCAACCATTGGCGCAAGAATGAGCGAAACTTTATCACCAACACCGCCGGTAGAATGTTTATCCACCTTGACTCCGGGAATTTCCGAAAGGTCAACAACAACGCCGCTGTGCAGCATTTGTTCTGTGAGAATTGTTGTTTCCTCGTCATCCATTCCGCTCAGAAGTGTTGCCATCAAAAATGCGGACATTTGGTAATCCGCAATTTTTCCTTCGAGAAAATTTTTGATGAAGAATTCTAATTCGATTCTGCTGAGTTTTATTCCTTCTCGTTTCTTTTTTATGATTTCTACTGGGTTCATAGTTTCGTTTGTTCGTTTGTTGGTCGCTGGTTTGTTCGTTTTGAAATTAACTATCGAGCAAACCAACTAACATTTTTTCACTTGATTCCTCGACCACTTGAATCCTTGAATCCTAACATCGCAAGCATAATTCCCGAAATAGTTTTTCCATCAACAATTTTTTTCTGCTTAATCATTTTCAAAACTTTGTCGAATGGCAACACGAGAAGTTCCATTCCTTCTTCGCCTTCTTCCAGTTTTCTTCCGCCTTTTGCTTTGTGTAAATCTTGAGCGAGGAAAATGTGAAGTTGTTCGCTGCAAAATCCCGGCGTTGTAAAAATCGAAGTCAAATGTTTCCATTTCTTTGCAACATAACCGGTTTCTTCTTCGAGTTCACGTTTTGCGCAGTGAAGTGGTTCTTCATTCTTGAATAACTTTCCTGCGGGAAGTTCGATGATTTCTTGTTGCAACGGATAACGAAATTGTTTTACAAGAATTACTTTTTTATCATTCAACATTGGAACGACAACTGCGCCGCCATTGTGAAAAGCAACCTCCCGAATCGTTTTTGTTCCGCTTGAAATATATTCACATTCGTCTTTTACAATATCAAAGACTACACCGTTGTAAATATTTTTTCGATTGAGAAGTTTGAGGTTTGTCATTTGTTTGTCATTCCCACGAAAGTGGGAATCTACAATTTTTGAAAGTGGTTACCGCTTACGCGGGAATGACATTGATTTTAATTTTTTACCTGCACAATTTGTTGTGTCGGAATTTCGATTCCTTCTCTTCGAAATGCTTCAATTATTTTTTCCCGAAGTTGCGTTTCTGTTTCAAAACGTTTTTGATATTCATTGACAAAACCGACACATTCAAACGTCATTCCGAAATTTCCAAAATCAATTAAACATACATCAGGTTTTGGTTCTTGTACAATATTTTTGTGCGAAGAAAATAACTCGAATAAAGTGCTTTTCACTTTTTGAACATCGGCATTATAGGCAACATTCACGCGGACAATCGCTCGCATCATTTCATTTGGAAAAGAATAATTGACGATTCTGTTTTTAACAAGTTCGGCATTCGGAACGACGATAATATTTTTATCAATATTCAAAATGCGAGTGCTGCGCAAGCCGATTTGCTGAATGTCTCCGATTTCTCCCGATTGCATTTGAATTCTATCGCCAACGTGAAACGGTCTATCAACAAGAATAACAATCCCAGCAATCATATTTGCAATTGTTTCTTGCGCCGCGAGTGCAATTGCCAGCGAACCAACGCCGAGTGAAACAAGCAAACTTCCGATGTTCACGCCAAAATTGTCGAGCAAAATCATTGCTGAACCAAGCATTACGACGATTGTCAAAAACTTTTCAAAGAGAGGCGTAACTGTTTCGGAAATTTTTCCCGAATCACTTTGCAGTTGCTCATCAAAATACCATTCGACAAGCGCGTTGAGAATTTTGAGAACAATGCGTGAAGAAACATAGAGAGATATTACATAAAATCCATTGCGTACAAAGTGAAGAATGCGCGATAGTTCTTCATCGGAAGCAAATCTTCCTTGCAGTTCTGTAATAGCAATGTATGTTCCAAGCAGCAAAAATATCGAAGTGATTTTTTGTTTGAAGAGAACGACAATTTTATCATCGAGCGTAGTTTCCGATTTACTCGTGAAACGCTTTTCGATAAACGTAAGTAAAAATTTTCCGATTTTTCCAATAATAAATCCCGCCGCGATAATAATTGCGGCAAGTAAATATTCATTGGAAAGTATTGTTGCGATAAACATTATTTTTCGTTTGTTGGTTTGTTAGTTAGTTCGTTGGTTAGTTTGGAATTTATGAGCGAACTAACTAACGATTTTATCAATTTCTTTTGCAAGTATAAAATCTTTTTCCGTTAATCCGCCTGCACTGTGTGTGAAAAGCGTGAGCGTAACTTTATTCCAGCGAATATCAATATCGGGATGATGGTCAAATTTTTCCGCGAGGATTGCAACTTGATTGATAAAACCAATTGCTTGAATAAAATCTTTGAACACAAATTGTTTCGTGATTTCATTCTCTGCAAGTTTCCACACGGAAAGTTTTTGTAATTCTATTTGAATTTGAGTTTGTGATAAAAGCATTTTAGTTTATTTGTTTGTCGGTTCGTTCATTCGTTCGTTTTCAAACTGACTAACAAGTAAACGAACTAACGAACAAACGGTTATTAAAAAACCCCTTCAGCTCTTCGCACTTTTCCCATCTTCATTCCCAAAAACCTCTCTCCTACTTCGGAAAATTTTTCGGGAACATCGCTCACGAAAAATAGAATATTCGGTTTGTGTTTGCTCGTATTGCGCAAACCTTTTTCTTCTAAAAGAAGTTTCACTGATTCAGCAGTTGCAACGCCTGAATCAATTAACGTTACGTCTTCGAGAACATTTTGAATTACGTTTTTCAATAATGGATAATGCGTACATCCGAGAACAAGCGTATCAATTTTGTCTTGCTTGAACGAAAACAAATATTCTTTCGCAAGCATTTCCGTTGCTTTGTGTTCGGTAAATCCTTCTTCTGCAAGCGGAACAAACAACGGACAGGATTTTCCAAATACTTTTATCGAATCATCAAGTTGACGAATAGCATTTGTATAAGCATTGCTCGCAATTGTTGCTTTTGTTCCAATTACTCCGATTCTTTTTTTTTTCGTTGAATGAACAGCAGATTTCGCTCCGGGAATGATTACCCCAACAACCGGAACATTCGCTTCTTTTTGAACAACATCAAGCGCAACGGCAGAAACGGTATTACACGCAACAACAATTATTTTCACCTTTTGCGAAACAAGAAATTGTGCATCTTGTTTTGCATAACAACGAACAGTTTCAGGAGATTTTGGACCATACGGAACTCGTGCCGTATCACCAAAGTAAATTATGTTTTCGTGAGGAAGTATGTTGAGAAGCGAATGGACAACAGTTAATCCACCGATACCGGAATCAAAAACGCCGATGGGAAGAAAAGATTTGTCATGCATAAATTCGGCAAGAAATATAGAGAAAGTGGAGGAAAAGAAATGCTTTTGTATGTTCGTTTATTACTGATTTACTATCGCTTACTTAAAAAAATAAATCCACCTCATTGCTAACAGATAAAAATTTTAAGAAGTTAAGAACATCTCACAAATGATTATTTTGTGAGATGTTCTAAATCTTTGAATGGAAATTCTGAAAAATAAATTCGGATTTATTTTAACAAAATCATTTTTTTCAGTGAAGAAAAATTTTCTCCGCTCTCACTGACGGCAACCATTCTGTAAAAATATACCCCACTCTTTATGCTTGCGGCATTAAATTCCAAAGTATATTTGCCAGCAGATAATTTCTTTTCAATAACTGTTGCAATTTTCTCTCCTAACACATCATAAATACAAATTGAAACGTGAGCCAAGTTCGGAATATCAAATTGAATATTCGTTGTTGGGTTAAACGGATTCGGAAAATTCTGATGCAATGCGAAAGTAGTCGGAATTCCTTCAATCTCCGTTACGCTTGTTGTTAAACGATTTCCAAAGTACACAGTATCTACAATTGTTCCCGATAGTATTTGAATTGTATATGTTCCAGGTGAAGTCGGATAAGTTTGTGTCCAACCAGATTGTTGTTGTTCACTTACAATATACTCTCCGTGAAATAATCCGTTAAACATAAACCAACCCTCCGCATCCGTTAAGAGCGAATCTGTTTTTGTTCCGTTTAAACGTATTTTCCAATTAGGTAAAAATGGTTCACCTTCATCGTACGTACCATTTCCGTTGAAGTCATTAAACTTTCTTCCTATAATTTTTCCAAGTTGAAAATTTCCAAAATCTTTTCCGCTGTCAACTGTACCGCTAAACAAATTCAGCGCATACAATCCCGGAGGAGGAGGTAACGTTTGAATCCATTCGTCTTCTTGTTCTTGTCTTAAAAAATATTGACCGGGAGAAAGATTGATGAATTGAAAATTTCCCGATTGATTCGACAGCAGGGTATAAGTTGCAGTGCCGCTTAAGCGAATGATGCGTTGTGAAATTCCATTATCACCGCTATCTCTCATTCCGTTTCCATTATAATCAACAAATGAATACCCGGAAAGTTGGCAAGGAAACGCATTACCAAAATTTCTGCTATATAGTGAATCTCCACTTATGAGCGTAATATTATGTCCTCCACTTCCAACAGGAAAAGTTTGCAGCCATCCGGTTTTTACAAATTCACTAACAACATAATTCCCCGGACGCAAACTGGAAAATATGTATTGACCGTTCACATCAGTGAACATTGAATCAAGCTCGGGTCCGGTAATTTTTACTTTCCACCCAAATAATGGCGCGTCGCTCGTATCTATATTTCCGTTTCCGTTGAAATCGTGGAAAGTAATTCCTGTGATGTTTCCTTTTTTGAAGTTACCAAAATTTTTTCCCTCAATCACTGAGCCGCTTTTTATCGACAGAACATATAATCCCGATGATGGAAGAGAATGATACCAATTATTAGGTCGCAATACCTTTAGGGTGTAATTTCCTGCATGTAATTGTTCAAAAGAAAAATATCCGCTGCTGTCAGAAAACGTAGAATCGTTTTTTGCGCCAACAATAGTTAATTGCCACGACGAAAGAAACGGTTCATCGTTATCGAACTGGGCATTGGCGTTTAAATCATGAAAAACTTTTCCCATAACTTTTCCATACTTAAATAGACCAAAGATATTTTCAACCAAATGTTGGCCGGAAGAAAGTTGCAGTGTATAATTTCCGCTTGACGGATAGGTAACTTCCCATTCGTTCGAAACAAGCGGCGAAATAGTATAGGTACCGGATTCAAGTCCATAAAATAAAAATCTTCCTACGCTGTCGGAAGTTACCGTATCCGCCATTGTTCCGCTCAGTGCTATGCGAATATTTTTAATAGGAGTTTTTTCCGTTGAGTCAAGAATTCCATCTTGATTCCTATCTTCGTACAATGTTCCCGAAATTGTCGCAAGTTGAAAATTTCCAAAATTAAATCCTGTTGTATCAGTTTTATTCGGCAATACAATTTCGTATGCTCCGTTTCCTTCCGGATACGATTGAATCCATCCGTCTTTTTTTACTTCGTTGATTTGATATACTCCGGAAAGGAGATTGTTGAATTTATAGATACCATTCGCATTTGTTTCAACAGTATCATTTGCCGTTCCGGTAACAACAAATTTCCAGTGCTCAATTCCAATTTCATTCGAATCACGAACACCGTTAGAATTTTCATCATTCCATTTTATTCCGGAAATAGAACTTGCTTCAGTATTTCCGAACAACATATTTTCACGATGTTGCCCAATTGAAATCTGAATGATGTATTCTTTCGTTGGCGGAACAGTTTGTATCCATCCATCTTGCGGAATTTCAGAAAGACGATATACGCCAGGTTTCAGATTATCAAAATAAAAATTTCCCAAAGAATCTGTCAGCACAGTATCCGCAGTAAGTTTTCGCAAAACAATTTTCCATCCGCTTAAACCGTTTTCATTGGAATCTTTTATTCCATTTGCATTGGCGTCGTGAAATTTCATTCCGGAAATATGGCTAAATCGCACATTGCCAAAATTTTTCCCTTTCAATGTATCATTGCCGAGCGTACGTAGAACGTGAATCCGCTCATTATCTTCATTGAGAGGAGGAAATGTTTGACTCCAATGAACGTTTTCTTCTTCCTGTATCGTAACAATTCCGGGAAGTATATTTTGAAAAACATAATTTCCTAACGAATCCGTCATTGTCGAATCAATGTCGTATTCCATATCCACGTTGAAGTGTGGACCAAATTGATATACTTTCCAATTTGCAATTCCCGTTTCATTAGAGTCACGATAAGCGTTTCCGTTTTTATCATTAAATACAGTACCGCTCACCATTGCAGAAAACGTAATCCGAAAATCATCAATCGCCCATCCTTCTTCCGTTTCGGATTCATCCGAACCAAATCGAAAACGAAATCGAACACTCGGCTGCAATACCAAGTCATCCAATTTAAATGAAGATTGCACCCATCCGCTGTCTTCAAAATCATAATCAGATGAAGAGTAACCCCAATTTCCATCGCCAATGAATGCTACCGAATCTTCAACATCGTACCAATGCACAGCAGAAGTGTTATTGAACAAACCAAGTGTTGAAAAATTTATACCGTCAATGGAATATTCGAGAACTGCGCCATCATATCCTCCTTCTGTTTGATAGTTATGAAAAAAACTCACTATGGGAGTTTCCGATAGAGAAGAAAAATCAAAAACCGGCGAAAGGATAAATGAGTTTTCCAATTCACGGTACGTTCCCAATGTATCCGTAACCCAACATTTTTTGCCGCTGTACGCTTTTGTAATAAATTCTTTATTCGGATTTCCTCTTGTCCAACTATTTGAAAGAGAAAAAGAAGCAGTACTCCACGCACTCAATGAATCTTCGAACGAATCAGCATACGGAAACGAAGTTATTTTTTTTGTCACGGTAAATTTTTTAAATCCTACATCATTATTCACAGTACTATCGGGCAAATAAAACGAACGAACATACATCGTTTTCTCTCCGATGGAATTTGGTGAAAATGGTGTAACAAATGTCAACGTTGCTGTTGGGGGATTTCCACTCCAAAATGCGTTAAAGTTTTGAAATTGTCCGTCGTTCTGAAATTCAGGAACTGCATTCAGTTTATAAACAAGCCCGATAGTTTGTGGCGGCGTTCCTGTTCCTCCCCACATCAATTTTGTCTGAACAGAAATCGGAACATTGATAAGATACGGTTCCGGGAATAATCGCACGGAAGTAACGGAAACATCAGCAAGCGGTTGTTTTCCGATTTTGATGTTATCAAGAAATAAATTATTTCCAAAATCATTGTATCCAACAAATGCAATGAGAACGTTATTATTTGCAACCGTTGAAGGCAATACAAGTTTTTCTGTTCTCCATTGCGCAGGTCCAGGAATAAAATAATCATCCGTTACAGCAGTTTTCAAACTATCTCCGCCTTTTTTATAAATTCTTGAAAACGTGTTTCCTCCATTCGTAGAAAGCAATACAAAAAGACTATCGCTAAACTGTCCATAACGCGCATATGCAATGTTAAATTTCAACGAATCTCCATTCTGCAAACCCGTGAGAATCGGTGTAAAGAGAGTATCCGTTTCTGTGGAAGCATCGTAATCGTAAAAATTCATAAACGTTGAAGCAATTCCGACACCAAAAGCACTTGCTTCTGTAGAAAGTAACCACGTAATATCACTATCCGGATTGGAAATACTCCATCCTGTAGGAGGAAAGTTTTGGCTCTCAAAATCTTCAAGATAATACGATTTAATAATTTTTTTCTGATTTGTTCCGTAAGAATATTTCTGCTCAAACGAAAATCGTCGAATACCCTTTACATTTTTTTTCTTTACTACTAATGCCGGTTTTTTTCTTGAAGAAAATTTTTCGTTGCTCAGTGTTACAGAAACACTTGAAATGGTAAAGAAAAAAAGTAAAAGCAAAACGAGAATATTATTAATTGATTTCATAGGGTTCTTTTTTAAAAATAAATCAGTATGTAATTTCACTACCGACGAAAAAAAATAGTTCGTGTATCAATGGAAATACGTCAATCTCGATGGTGAGTGGTTATCCAATGTTTTACGTATTGCACAATTTCGTCAGTAGTTGTTCCGGGAGTAAAAATTTTTCCGCATCCTATTTCGGTTAATTTCAAAATATCTTGTTGCGGAATAATTCCGCCACCGAAAAGCAGAACATTATCCATTTTCTTTTCATCCATGAGTTTTTTAATACGAGGAAAAACTGTCATATGCGCGCCACTAAGAATACTGATTCCGATAACGTCAACATCTTCTTGTAACGCTGCCTCAACTATCATTTCGGGAGTTTTTCGTAAGCCGGAATAAATCACTTCCATTCCCGCATCCCGAAGCGCCGCCGCAACAACCTTTGCTCCTCGGTCGTGCCCATCTAATCCAACTTTTGCTATTAACACACGGATTTTTTTTTTCATAACGAAGACTATTTTTTGTTTTGTAAAGAATTATGAAATGGAAAATTGTTGTAATGCAAGAAACACTTTACAAAGCGGAAGCCCAACGACGTTATAAAAATCGCCATTGATTTTTTCGATAAACACTGCACCAATATCGTCTTGGATTCCATAGGCACCCGCTTTGTCGAACGGTTGAATTTTGGTTACGTAAAATTCTATCTCATCGTTTGTAATTTTTCTGAACGTAACTTCTGTTGCTTCAAACGATGTATGCGTGCGATATGATGGTGTATCAAGAATCGTAAATCCTGTATAAACTGTATGAGTATTTCCACTTAATTCTGAAAGCATTTGTTTTGCTTCTACTGAAGATTTCGGTTTGCCAAATGTTTTACCATTCAGACACACAATCGTATCTGCACCAAGAATAATTGCTTGAGAATTTTTTTGCGCAACATTCTTTGCTTTCTGTAATGAAAGTAACTGAACGTTTTCCTGCGGTGTAAGTTGAGAAATTATTTTTTCCTCTGTTTCGCTATTACAAACTGAAAAATGAATTCCAAGAAGTTGGAGTAATGCTTTTCTTCGTGGTGATACGGAAGCAAGAATAAAATTTTTTGAAAAATGAAGCACGACGTTTGTTGTACATAAAAAAAGCGATACGAAATGCATCGCTTTTCAATAGTATAATTATATTATCGAAACATCGCTTTGATACTTCCCCACGTTTTCCGAACGCCTGAAACAAAATGTGAAACTGAAATAGTTTCCGAATATTCAGGTTGGCGACCTTCTGAGAACAGTATTTTTATGCGATATTGGTATAATGTTTCTCCGCTTGATTTAAGCGCAGAATAATCTACAAACTCGTATTGAGAAGGCGTGTGTTTTGGACTGATAGAACCGATGTAAGTGAATACACCATTCGTTCCCGCTTTTTTTTCTATCTCAAATAATTCTACATTTGTTTCATTAATAGTAATCCATCGCAACAATACTTGCGAACCGTTACTAATTCCGCAAAACGAATTACCTTTGAGAACCGTTTCTGATAACAACGTTGAAGAGAATAAAAGAAAAGAAGTACATAATGAAACAATAATTTTATTCATAACAATTTCTCCGAAGTGTAAAAAAATTTTTGTGCGCGAGGTGGGACTTGAACCCACACAGCTTTCGCTATACGCCCCTCAAACGTACGTGTATGCCAGTTTCACCACTCGCGCAAACAGAAAAAATTTAACTGTTATATTCTCGTCAAATAAACGAATTATTTTACGTTATTGTTCATTGACGTGTGAGCCTGGGTGGGCTCGAACCACCGGCCCTCTGCTTAAAAGGCAGATGCTCTACCCCTGAGCTACAGGCTCAATTATCAAAAAAAATCGGTGAAAAGATACTAAAAGTTTCTGCTTCAAAAAACGGAAACAATTTTAAGTTTTGCCAAATAAATAATTAATCTTTTTTATCGAATTCTTCTACAAAAAATAATTTTTAGTTTATTTCTTCTATGGGTGTTGGCGCTTCGGTTGGAATCTTTTTCCTATACATTATTCCTAAAGGAATCAGCACACAATAACCAATAATCAAAAGCAATGGAGATAACACAAGCGGAGTAAATCCGTGTACATCACTTTTAGAAAGCAGAAAATATCCTGCCAAAATAAAAAGTAATCCGATACCCATTACAACAAAATTTATTGATTCAAAAGGCAAAATACTTTCAATTTTTGAATGTTTTTTGATTCGTTTTATTTTTATAGCCATACGTTTAAAAGTTTAATAGTACATAAAAAAACCTGGCGTTAGGGAGGGAACACCAGGCTTGACCGTATTCTTGAAACAGCAAGGGGAGAAACTGTTTCAAAGGTCGAGCAAAATATACGATTCGCAATGATTTAAATCAAGTTTTCAAAAAAAAATCTTTCAATTATTTTTGAGAAAATATTTTACCGCCTTCAAGTCGAAAAACACAACCGCCAAGAATGAAATGTTCATTATGCGTAACAATAACAAATGTTTGCTGAAATTTTTCATTCAGTTCTACAAATAATTCGCGTAACATTTCTGCGTTTGTAATATCCAAGTTCCCAGTCGGTTCGTCGGCAAAAATGATTTTCGGCTCGTTCATCAGTGCTCTCGCAATTGCAACACGCTGTTGTTCACCTCCCGAAAGTTCATTCGGCTTATGTACGAAACGCTCATGCAATCCGACTTCTTTCAACAAATATTCTGCACGGCTTTTTGCTTCGTTTGTTTTCATTCCAGCGATGAGTGCGGGAAGCATTACATTTTCCACCGCTGTAAATTCAGGAAGCAAATGATGAAATTGAAACACGAAACCGATTTCTTTGTTTCGAATTCGCACTAATTCTTCATCATATAGTTCAACGATATTTTTTTCACTAAAAAAAACACTTCCTTTATTTGGTTTTTCCAATGTGCCAAGTATGTGCAATAACGTACTTTTTCCCGAACCCGATGGTCCGACGATCGAAACAATTTCTCCAGAATATATTTCCAAAGAAATTTCTTTCAACACATGAATATATTGTTCTTCCTTTTCATTCACAATGAATACTTTGTGAACATCCTCTGCGCGAAGTAGAATTTTCTTCTCTATTCCCATCGAATTGCCTCCATTGGAACAACGCCGCTTGCACGCCGCGAAGGAATGTATGATGCAATTGCTGAAAGAAGCAACGAAGCAAATGATACAGTGAAGAAATCTACGAAGTGAATTTCAACGGGAATTGCAGGAATGATATATACCGTCGGGTCAAGCGGAAAAAGATGAAACTTATCTTGCAAAATTACAACGAGTAATCCAAGAATAATTCCGAACACTGTTCCAAAAATTCCAACGAACATTCCTTCGAGCATAAAAATTTTACGAATGGATTTTTTCTTTGCACCCATCGAAACAAGAACTCCGATGTCGCGTTTTTTTTCTAATACAGTCATTGAAAGTGAACCGAGTAAATTAAACGTTGCAACGGCGATGATACACGAAAGAATAATGTACGCGCTCCATCGCTCAATGTTCATTACGGAAAACAAATCTTTGTGCAAATCGTACCACGTTTCGATTTGAAGTGATGTGAGATTTTGGATGCGGGGTGTGAGTTGTTGTTTCACAAGTTCTGATTTTGAAATATCATTAAGGCGAATTTCGATTCCTTGAATATTTGTTGCGTGAAATAATTCTTTTGCTGCATCCATCGAAACGAAAGCAATCTGTCCATCAAATTCGGGATTCTTTGTTTCAAAAATTCCTGCAACACGAAATCGTTTTGCTTGCGGAATCAAACTTCGCAGCATCTCCCCCATTTCTTCTGGACTATAAATCGAAACATAATTTCCCACAATCAGGCCAAGTTTATCTGCAAGATTGAACCCGATTACAATATCAGAAATTGCGCCGGAATCCTTCGTTGAATATTTTCCAAGAACAATTTTCTGCCGAATGTCAATCGTGTTTTGAATTTCACTTTCGTTCACTCCTTTCAGCAACACGACTTGATTTCCTTCGCTTGATTGCACCAAAGCTTTCTTTGCAATGTACGGAGCGAATGATACTATTTCTTTTTGTTGTTGAAGATTATTTTTGATTTCATTGTAACTCTCGATTCCTTTTTTTCCTTTTCCTTCAATGCGAATGTGGGGGGAAAATCCAACAAGAACTTTTTGCACAACGCCGCTGAATCCATTAAACACGGAGAGAATAATTACCAATGCCGCAACACCGACAGTAATTCCCACGACAGAAATCATTGATATTATTCCTGCAAAATGTTTTTTCTTCTTTGCAGAAAAATATCTTCGCGCGATAAAAAATTCGTAACTCATCTATGAAAAACGCAAGGTATCAATAATATTTATTCTCGAAACTGCACGAGAAGGAATGAACGATGCGAGA encodes the following:
- a CDS encoding ABC transporter permease — protein: MSYEFFIARRYFSAKKKKHFAGIISMISVVGITVGVAALVIILSVFNGFSGVVQKVLVGFSPHIRIEGKGKKGIESYNEIKNNLQQQKEIVSFAPYIAKKALVQSSEGNQVVLLKGVNESEIQNTIDIRQKIVLGKYSTKDSGAISDIVIGFNLADKLGLIVGNYVSIYSPEEMGEMLRSLIPQAKRFRVAGIFETKNPEFDGQIAFVSMDAAKELFHATNIQGIEIRLNDISKSELVKQQLTPRIQNLTSLQIETWYDLHKDLFSVMNIERWSAYIILSCIIAVATFNLLGSLSMTVLEKKRDIGVLVSMGAKKKSIRKIFMLEGMFVGIFGTVFGIILGLLVVILQDKFHLFPLDPTVYIIPAIPVEIHFVDFFTVSFASLLLSAIASYIPSRRASGVVPMEAIRWE
- a CDS encoding DUF3098 domain-containing protein, with amino-acid sequence MPFESINFVVMGIGLLFILAGYFLLSKSDVHGFTPLVLSPLLLIIGYCVLIPLGIMYRKKIPTEAPTPIEEIN
- a CDS encoding ABC transporter ATP-binding protein, with protein sequence MGIEKKILLRAEDVHKVFIVNEKEEQYIHVLKEISLEIYSGEIVSIVGPSGSGKSTLLHILGTLEKPNKGSVFFSEKNIVELYDEELVRIRNKEIGFVFQFHHLLPEFTAVENVMLPALIAGMKTNEAKSRAEYLLKEVGLHERFVHKPNELSGGEQQRVAIARALMNEPKIIFADEPTGNLDITNAEMLRELFVELNEKFQQTFVIVTHNEHFILGGCVFRLEGGKIFSQK